A region from the Bacteroidota bacterium genome encodes:
- a CDS encoding long-chain fatty acid--CoA ligase, with protein sequence MEVKRLFDILEFNKQSYNVDDALAAKENGKWIKYSTEDVYNNCTFLAYGLMSIGVQKNDNIALIANNRPEWVFADYAMQMSGGISVPIYPTISDNDLKFIFNDAQIKFAFVSSKELYDKVSAIKSEVPSLKEIITFNKVDGAKNWKDILELGKKEQNTAKMNEMKASIKESDLATILYTSGTTGNPKGVMLSHKNLVSQVKSVKKCMPIVPGDKALSFLPLNHVYERMLEYNYQSLGISIYFAESLETIADNLKEVKPHVFTTVPRLLEKVYDKIVAKGEDLTGIKRTLFFWALNLGLKYELDGKNGAWYEFQLKIARKLIFSKWQEALGGNIKTIVSGGAALQERLARVFWGAGIPVLEGYGLTETSPVIAVNYLDKGCTKFGTVGTVIDGCEVKIAEDGEILVKGPNIMMGYYKRPEATAEVIVNGWFHTGDIGIFVEGKYLKITDRKKEIFKTSGGKYIAPQMIENKLKESPYIEQAMVVGENEKFASALIVPSFINLKDYFSKKGKSFSSNEELIKDSEVNELIKSHINQMNQTLAQYESIKKFELLPREWSIDNGEMTPKLSLKRKIITAANKSLIEGMYK encoded by the coding sequence ATGGAAGTAAAACGCTTATTCGACATTTTAGAGTTTAACAAACAATCTTACAATGTAGACGATGCTCTTGCAGCAAAGGAAAATGGTAAATGGATAAAGTATTCTACCGAAGATGTATATAACAACTGTACATTTTTGGCTTATGGATTGATGTCTATTGGCGTTCAAAAAAACGACAACATTGCGCTAATTGCCAACAACAGACCCGAATGGGTTTTTGCTGATTATGCTATGCAGATGAGCGGTGGTATAAGCGTTCCAATATACCCTACTATCAGCGATAACGACCTTAAGTTTATTTTTAACGATGCACAAATTAAATTTGCTTTTGTTTCTAGCAAAGAGTTGTATGATAAAGTTAGTGCCATCAAAAGTGAAGTACCCAGCTTAAAAGAAATTATAACATTCAACAAAGTTGATGGAGCAAAAAACTGGAAAGACATTTTAGAGTTAGGAAAAAAAGAGCAAAATACTGCCAAAATGAATGAAATGAAGGCAAGTATTAAAGAAAGCGACTTAGCTACTATCCTTTACACATCTGGAACAACAGGCAACCCAAAAGGAGTTATGTTATCGCATAAAAATTTAGTTAGCCAGGTAAAATCTGTTAAAAAATGTATGCCAATAGTTCCAGGCGATAAGGCATTGAGCTTCTTACCTCTAAACCACGTTTACGAACGAATGTTGGAGTATAATTACCAATCATTAGGTATCTCTATTTATTTTGCAGAAAGCTTAGAAACTATTGCAGATAACCTTAAAGAAGTTAAACCACATGTATTTACTACTGTTCCTCGTTTATTAGAAAAGGTATACGATAAAATTGTAGCCAAAGGAGAAGATTTAACCGGAATAAAGAGAACGCTATTCTTTTGGGCACTTAATCTTGGATTGAAATACGAACTAGACGGAAAGAATGGCGCATGGTATGAATTTCAACTTAAAATTGCCCGTAAACTAATTTTTAGCAAATGGCAAGAAGCCTTAGGCGGGAATATAAAAACAATAGTATCTGGGGGAGCAGCACTGCAAGAGCGTTTAGCCAGAGTTTTTTGGGGTGCAGGAATTCCGGTATTGGAAGGATATGGACTTACAGAAACATCTCCGGTAATTGCTGTAAATTATCTAGATAAAGGCTGTACAAAATTTGGCACTGTAGGAACCGTAATTGATGGATGCGAAGTAAAAATTGCTGAAGATGGAGAAATACTAGTAAAAGGCCCAAACATTATGATGGGCTACTACAAACGTCCGGAAGCAACAGCTGAAGTAATTGTAAATGGTTGGTTTCATACAGGAGATATCGGAATATTTGTAGAAGGAAAATATTTAAAAATAACCGACAGAAAAAAAGAAATTTTTAAAACATCCGGAGGAAAATACATTGCTCCTCAAATGATTGAAAACAAGCTAAAAGAATCTCCTTACATTGAACAAGCAATGGTTGTTGGCGAGAACGAAAAATTTGCATCTGCATTAATCGTTCCTTCTTTTATAAATTTAAAAGATTACTTTTCTAAAAAAGGAAAATCATTTTCCTCTAACGAAGAGTTGATAAAAGACTCCGAGGTAAACGAACTAATAAAATCGCACATAAATCAAATGAATCAAACGCTTGCACAATACGAAAGTATTAAAAAGTTTGAGCTGCTTCCACGTGAATGGAGCATTGATAATGGCGAAATGACACCTAAACTAAGCTTAAAGCGTAAAATAATAACCGCGGCCAATAAAAGCCTAATTGAGGGAATGTATAAATAA
- the plsY gene encoding glycerol-3-phosphate 1-O-acyltransferase PlsY, protein MSSLINITILIVAYLLGSIPTAVWVGKRFYGIDVREHGSGNAGATNTFRVLGKRAGIPVLVIDILKGFLAASLAYFANYQPGTNQFINLQLVLGTAALLGHLFPIFAAFRGGKGIATILGVIISVHPSAALLSIGIFLFVFLTTRYVSLGSMVAAVMFPVVIVLVFKSDTRSLLVFSFIIAILVLVTHQNNIERLLRGKESRISFKKKSMKVNPNPSLNS, encoded by the coding sequence ATGTCGTCATTAATAAATATAACTATTTTAATAGTTGCCTATTTACTGGGCTCTATACCAACAGCAGTATGGGTTGGAAAGCGTTTTTATGGAATTGATGTTAGAGAACACGGAAGTGGAAATGCAGGTGCAACAAATACATTTAGGGTATTAGGCAAAAGGGCCGGTATTCCTGTTTTGGTGATTGATATCTTAAAAGGTTTTTTAGCTGCAAGTTTAGCTTATTTTGCTAATTACCAGCCAGGTACTAATCAGTTTATTAATTTACAGTTAGTTTTAGGAACTGCTGCTTTATTAGGGCATTTATTCCCAATATTTGCAGCATTTAGAGGTGGCAAAGGAATTGCAACTATACTTGGGGTTATAATTTCTGTTCATCCTTCCGCAGCTTTGCTTTCTATTGGAATATTTTTATTTGTTTTTTTAACAACTCGTTATGTTTCTCTTGGTTCAATGGTTGCTGCAGTTATGTTTCCTGTGGTTATAGTACTGGTTTTTAAATCGGATACTCGTTCATTATTAGTTTTTTCGTTTATCATTGCCATATTAGTTTTAGTAACCCATCAAAACAATATCGAACGTTTGCTTAGAGGCAAAGAATCCCGAATTTCGTTTAAAAAAAAATCGATGAAAGTAAATCCTAATCCTAGCTTGAATTCGTAA
- a CDS encoding GatB/YqeY domain-containing protein, with protein sequence MALEEKINADIKAAMIAKDSQKLEALRAVKSVILLLKTSHEGLTEETETKALQKEVKKRKETAELYLSQSRKDLAETELYQAGVIEAYLPKQMSEDELRKEVTAIIAAVGATSAADMGKVMGVASKQLAGKADGKAISTIVKELLK encoded by the coding sequence ATGGCACTAGAAGAAAAAATCAATGCTGATATAAAAGCAGCAATGATAGCTAAAGATTCTCAAAAACTAGAAGCTTTACGCGCAGTAAAATCAGTGATCCTATTACTAAAAACATCCCATGAAGGTTTAACTGAGGAAACTGAAACAAAGGCGTTGCAAAAAGAAGTAAAGAAACGCAAAGAGACTGCTGAATTATATTTATCTCAAAGCAGAAAAGATTTGGCAGAAACGGAACTTTACCAAGCAGGAGTAATTGAGGCTTATTTACCCAAGCAAATGAGCGAAGATGAACTTCGCAAAGAAGTTACCGCTATTATTGCAGCAGTGGGAGCAACATCGGCAGCAGATATGGGAAAAGTAATGGGAGTTGCTTCTAAACAATTAGCCGGAAAAGCTGATGGAAAAGCAATTTCAACCATTGTAAAAGAACTTTTGAAATAA
- a CDS encoding DUF4476 domain-containing protein, with product MKNSILLLISFLSVVFAVGQTNNLTVFSENGERFYVSINGINQNLLAEGTLKITGLTQPTYNVKIVFENRNISSIEAPVYFEWGGNRILNNDFVYSIRKTNMGTYQMQYIYNAPTPVSQPLIIVEQQQTTTTTITQSTISTSDPIMMGVNINGMGADVSINTGATQSVTTTQTTIAQTDAGSNQTAMSPSPTNASCPNAMNSNDFAAAKKSISSKSFEDSKLTVAKQLTSRNCLSSLQVKEIVELFSYENTKLQYAKFAYRYTVDRGKYFLVNDAFQYESSITDLNNFLGTLR from the coding sequence ATGAAAAATTCTATTTTATTACTTATTTCCTTTTTAAGTGTTGTATTTGCCGTTGGTCAGACAAATAACCTAACTGTTTTTTCCGAAAATGGAGAACGATTCTATGTGTCTATAAACGGTATTAATCAGAATCTGTTAGCCGAAGGCACCCTAAAAATAACTGGACTAACACAACCCACCTACAATGTTAAAATAGTATTTGAGAATAGAAACATTTCTTCGATAGAAGCACCTGTTTATTTTGAGTGGGGAGGCAATCGAATTTTAAATAATGATTTTGTGTACTCAATTCGAAAAACAAATATGGGTACATACCAAATGCAATATATTTATAATGCTCCAACACCGGTTAGTCAGCCACTGATTATAGTTGAACAACAACAAACCACCACTACAACCATAACTCAATCTACCATCAGCACAAGCGACCCAATAATGATGGGAGTGAATATAAACGGTATGGGAGCTGATGTAAGCATTAACACAGGTGCAACTCAAAGTGTTACTACAACACAAACTACCATAGCACAAACAGATGCAGGTTCTAATCAAACTGCGATGTCGCCTTCTCCTACTAATGCATCTTGCCCGAATGCAATGAATTCTAACGATTTTGCGGCTGCAAAAAAATCTATATCGAGTAAATCGTTTGAGGATTCTAAGCTTACTGTAGCCAAACAATTAACATCCAGAAACTGTTTATCAAGCCTGCAAGTAAAAGAAATTGTAGAGCTATTTTCCTACGAAAATACAAAGCTGCAATATGCTAAATTTGCATACAGATACACTGTTGATAGAGGCAAATATTTTTTGGTAAACGATGCTTTTCAATACGAGTCGAGTATAACAGATTTAAATAATTTTTTAGGTACACTTAGATAA